The following coding sequences lie in one Vidua chalybeata isolate OUT-0048 chromosome 16, bVidCha1 merged haplotype, whole genome shotgun sequence genomic window:
- the LOC128796361 gene encoding cytochrome P450 3A12-like: MQLLPSLSPVTWLLLVAFLCLVALYGIWPYQTFKKLGIPGPRPLPFVGTFLEYRHGVHNFDQKCFEKYGKIWGFYDGRQPVLAVLDPILIKNILVKECYNIFTNRRNFRLNGILESALNVAEDEQWKRIRTVLSPAFTSGKLKEMFHIINHYGEKLVKNIEKKVANDEFVTAKDIFGAYSMDVVTSTSFSVNVDSMNNPNDPFVTNIKKFLQFSFLSPVFLLLVLFPFVIPVLEKMKVTLLPSDVMDFFKNVFTKMKKEREKGSSTDRVDFLQLMIESQNSHDGSKSAETNLDKTLSDEEVLAQALIFVFAGYETTSSTLSYIAYNLATHPDVQQRLQDEVDAHLPNKASPTYNAIIQMEYLDMVVNESIRLYPAGGRLERVCKKTVELSGVTIPEGMVVLIPAFVLHRDPQYWPEPDEFRPERFSKENKEGIDPYTFLPFGAGPRNCIGMRFALLVVKVAVVVLLQNFSFRPCKDTPIPLVLDSKGFMQPKKPIILKTVPRAQADLKK, encoded by the exons atgcagctcctgcccagcctctccCCCGTCACCTGGCTGCTCCTCGTCGCCTTCCTGTGCCTCGTGGCCCT CTATGGGATATGGCCTTACCAGACCTTCAAGAAGCTGGGCATTCCTGGCCCACGGCCTCTGCCATTTGTGGGAACTTTCCTGGAGTACCGGCAT ggAGTCCACAATTTTGATCAGAAATGCTTTGAAAAGTATGGAAAAATCTGGGG GTTTTATGatggcaggcagcctgtgctggctgttTTGGACCCCATCCTCATCAAAAACATCCTGGTGAAAGAGTGCTACAACATTTTTACTAATCGCCGG AACTTTCGTCTGAATGGGATCCTGGAGTCAGCTCTCAACGTGGCTGAAGATGAGCAGTGGAAAAGGATTCGTACAGTGCTGTCTCCAGCCTTCACCAGTGGGAAGCTGAAGGAG ATGTTCCATATCATTAATCACTATGGTGAAAAATTAGTGAAAAACATTGAGAAGAAAGTGGCTAATGACGAGTTTGTGACTGCGAAGGA CATTTTTGGAGCTTACAGCATGGATGTGGTGACCAGCACTTCTTTCAGCGTCAATGTTGACTCCATGAACAACCCCAATGACCCCTTTGTCACCAACATTAAGAAATTTCTTCAATTCAGTTTCCTAAGTCCTGTGTTCTTACTCTTAG tGTTGTTCCCCTTTGTTATCCCTGTGCTGGAAAAGATGAAGGTGACTCTGTTACCCTCAGACGTCATGGACTTCTTCAAGAATGTCTTCACAAAAATGAAGAAGGAACGggagaagggcagcagcaca GACCGGGTGGATTTCCTGCAGCTCATGATTGAATCACAGAACTCTCATGATGGCTCCAAGTCTGCTGAGACCAACTTGGACAAAA cattaagTGATGAGGAGGTTCTGGCCCAGGCTCTTATCTTTGTCTTTGCTGGTTATGAGACCACCAGTTCCACCCTCAGCTACATAGCCTACAACCTGGCCACCCACCCTGACGTGCAGCAGCGACTCCAGGATGAGGTCGATGCACACCTGCCCAACAAG GCCTCTCCCACATACAACGCCATCATTCAGATGGAGTACTTGGATATGGTGGTGAACGAATCCATCCGGCTCTACCCCGCCGGGGGCCGGCTCGAGAGGGTCTGCAAGAAGACTGTGGAGCTCAGTGGAGTGACTATTCCAGAGGGAATGGTGGTCCTGATCCCAGCCTTCGTGCTGCACCGGGACCCGCAGTACTGGCCAGAGCCGGACGAGTTCAGGCCTGAGAG GTTCAGTAAAGAGAACAAAGAGGGTATTGACCCCTACACCTTCCTGCCATTCGGGGCTGGCCCCAGGAACTGCATAGGGATGAGGTTTGCTCTCCTTGTTGTGAAAGTGGCTGTGGTTGTCCTGTTGCAGAACTTCTCATTCAGACCCTGCAAAGACACACCG ATCCCACTGGTCCTGGACTCGAAAGGTTTCATGCAGCCAAAGAAGCCCATTATCCTGAAGACGGTCCCCAGAGCCCAGGCTGACCTGAAGAAGTGA